One stretch of Clavibacter californiensis DNA includes these proteins:
- the yczR gene encoding MocR-like transcription factor YczR has product MTLAASAPSAVLGPTALTALLGEWARPGSPAYQALADGIRHLVLDGRVPVGARLPAERELAAALGLSRTTVAAAYAALRGTGHLASRRGSGSVTRIPRSPLRAEGGGREVADMSRAAVPAAPALSDAAMRAAARLPAHLEGHGYDVDGLPELREAIAARYRARGLPTEADDVMVTVGAQHAIGLLAAVLVHRGDRALVEQPSYPHAIQALRDSGARLVGAGVGADGWDEDVLEQTIRRTRPALAYLMPDFHNPTGRTMPEDQRARIVALAEAHGVTVIADETTAELDIDRATVHPPLAVHGSPGAVVLVGSVGKTVWGGLRVGWIRAGRPLLRDLARARSARDLGTPVLEQLVVAEVLGGMDGILAERGARLRETRDHVEAELARRFPGWEVPHVDGGLAVWVGIGAPVSTELALAARSRGLAITGGSRFGHDGAFERFLRIPITATPAATDRALDILEDAWRGIAPDAGRIDAGREHDVVDRSVLV; this is encoded by the coding sequence ATGACCCTCGCTGCATCCGCTCCCTCCGCCGTGCTCGGCCCGACCGCCCTCACGGCGCTGCTGGGGGAGTGGGCGCGACCCGGGAGCCCGGCGTACCAGGCGCTCGCGGACGGGATCCGGCACCTCGTGCTCGATGGGCGCGTGCCCGTGGGGGCCCGGCTGCCGGCGGAACGCGAGCTCGCCGCCGCTCTCGGGCTCAGCCGCACCACCGTCGCGGCGGCGTACGCGGCGCTGCGCGGGACCGGCCACCTGGCGAGCCGCCGCGGCTCGGGCAGCGTGACGCGGATCCCCAGGAGCCCCCTCCGCGCGGAGGGCGGCGGCCGCGAGGTCGCGGACATGAGCCGCGCGGCGGTCCCCGCGGCGCCCGCGCTCTCCGACGCCGCGATGCGCGCCGCCGCCCGGCTGCCCGCGCACCTCGAGGGGCACGGCTACGACGTCGACGGGCTGCCGGAGCTCCGCGAGGCCATCGCCGCCCGCTACCGCGCGCGCGGCCTCCCGACCGAGGCCGACGACGTCATGGTGACCGTCGGCGCGCAGCACGCGATCGGCCTCCTCGCCGCCGTGCTCGTGCACCGCGGCGACCGCGCGCTCGTCGAGCAGCCGAGCTACCCCCACGCGATCCAGGCGCTGCGCGACTCCGGCGCGCGGCTCGTCGGGGCGGGCGTCGGCGCCGACGGCTGGGACGAGGACGTGCTCGAGCAGACGATCCGCCGCACCCGGCCCGCGCTGGCCTACCTCATGCCCGACTTCCACAACCCGACGGGACGCACGATGCCCGAGGACCAGCGCGCGCGGATCGTGGCGCTCGCCGAGGCGCACGGAGTCACCGTGATCGCCGACGAGACCACGGCCGAGCTCGACATCGACCGGGCGACCGTGCATCCGCCGCTCGCCGTGCACGGGTCGCCGGGCGCGGTCGTGCTCGTCGGGTCGGTGGGCAAGACGGTGTGGGGTGGGCTGCGGGTCGGGTGGATCCGCGCCGGCCGGCCGCTCCTGCGCGACCTCGCCCGGGCGCGCTCGGCTCGCGACCTCGGCACGCCCGTTCTCGAGCAGCTGGTGGTGGCCGAGGTGCTGGGCGGCATGGACGGGATCCTCGCCGAGCGCGGCGCGCGCCTGCGCGAGACGCGCGACCACGTCGAGGCCGAGCTCGCGCGGCGCTTCCCCGGCTGGGAGGTCCCGCACGTCGACGGCGGGCTCGCGGTGTGGGTCGGGATCGGCGCTCCCGTGAGCACGGAGCTCGCGCTGGCCGCCCGGTCGCGGGGGCTCGCGATCACGGGCGGGAGCCGGTTCGGGCACGACGGCGCGTTCGAGCGGTTCCTGCGGATCCCCATCACGGCGACGCCGGCCGCCACCGACCGGGCGCTCGACATCCTCGAGGACGCCTGGCGCGGCATCGCGCCCGACGCCGGCCGGATCGACGCCGGCCGGGAGCACGACGTCGTGGACCGGTCGGTCCTGGTCTAG
- the glgX gene encoding glycogen debranching protein GlgX, which produces MTIDLPPVSRSYISRPYPLGATVVARDGGLPSGLNVAVYSETAEAVEVCVFDHDGTESRTRLSERTGHVFHGLVEGAGIGTRYGLRVHGEWDPARGLRHNPAKLLLDPYAIAIEGHPTWGEEVFAHTFADPSAINDIDSAASMPRSVVADRRFDWEDDEAPRTPLDETVVYEVHVKGFTQQLESVPEEIRGTYAGLAHPSAIEYLTDLGVTSVELLPVHHFMQDSHLEEKGLRNYWGYNSIGFLAPNSDYSSAGDGGQQVAEFKEMVKALHAAGLEVILDVVYNHTAEGNHMGPSLSLKGIDNASYYRLVEGDEASYFDTTGTGNSLNVGHPAALALIMDSLRYWVEEMHVDGFRFDLATTLTRQDGDAELHSAFLTLVHQDPVLAPVKMIAEPWDTAGYQVGGFPADWSEWNGKFRDDVRDFWHSGQNVLGALAQRITGSPDVYESGRRSPLCSVNFITAHDGFTLADLTSYDEKHNEANGEDNNDGESDNRSSNAGVEGPTDDPEINAIRDRQRRNMLGTLLLSSGVPMVLGGDEIARTQGGNNNAYCQDDEISWFDWANADRELQEFTRKLIRLRRGNRALRPIWFRGDDVEGQEEAVRFIRADGATLNPEDWTDPNAFSIGVIMKGKDSDAFFVAFNAAEGPVEFQLPEGLGVSWHLAISSDSEQNVTEDATSILTRDRSFTVLRAARS; this is translated from the coding sequence GTGACCATCGACCTGCCTCCCGTCAGCCGTTCCTACATCAGCCGCCCCTACCCGCTCGGCGCGACCGTCGTCGCCCGCGATGGAGGGCTGCCCAGCGGCCTCAACGTCGCCGTGTACTCCGAGACCGCCGAGGCGGTGGAGGTGTGCGTCTTCGACCATGACGGCACCGAGTCCCGCACCCGCCTCTCCGAGCGCACCGGCCACGTGTTCCACGGCCTCGTCGAGGGCGCGGGCATCGGCACCCGCTACGGCCTCCGCGTCCACGGCGAGTGGGACCCCGCCCGCGGCCTCCGCCACAACCCCGCCAAGCTCCTGCTCGACCCCTACGCCATCGCGATCGAGGGCCACCCCACCTGGGGCGAGGAGGTCTTCGCGCACACCTTCGCGGATCCCTCCGCCATCAACGACATCGACTCCGCCGCCTCGATGCCCCGCTCCGTCGTGGCCGACCGCCGCTTCGACTGGGAGGACGACGAGGCCCCGCGCACCCCGCTCGACGAGACTGTCGTCTACGAGGTCCACGTGAAGGGCTTCACGCAGCAGCTCGAGTCGGTGCCCGAGGAGATCCGCGGCACCTACGCCGGCCTCGCGCACCCCAGCGCCATCGAGTACCTCACCGACCTCGGCGTCACGAGCGTCGAGCTGCTGCCCGTGCACCACTTCATGCAGGACTCGCACCTCGAGGAGAAGGGCCTCCGCAACTACTGGGGCTACAACTCCATCGGCTTCCTCGCGCCGAACTCCGACTACAGCTCCGCGGGCGACGGCGGCCAGCAGGTCGCCGAGTTCAAGGAGATGGTGAAGGCGCTGCACGCCGCCGGCCTCGAGGTCATCCTCGACGTGGTCTACAACCACACGGCCGAGGGCAACCACATGGGTCCGTCGCTGTCGCTCAAGGGCATCGACAACGCGTCCTACTACCGGCTCGTGGAGGGCGACGAGGCGTCGTACTTCGACACCACCGGCACCGGCAACAGCCTCAACGTCGGCCACCCGGCCGCGCTCGCGCTGATCATGGACTCGCTCCGCTACTGGGTCGAGGAGATGCACGTCGACGGCTTCCGCTTCGACCTCGCCACGACGCTCACGCGCCAGGACGGCGACGCGGAGCTGCACAGCGCGTTCCTCACCCTCGTCCACCAGGACCCGGTGCTCGCGCCCGTGAAGATGATCGCCGAGCCGTGGGACACCGCCGGCTACCAGGTCGGCGGCTTCCCCGCCGACTGGTCCGAGTGGAACGGCAAGTTCCGCGACGACGTGCGCGACTTCTGGCACAGCGGGCAGAACGTGCTCGGCGCGCTGGCCCAGCGGATCACCGGCAGCCCGGACGTGTACGAGTCCGGCCGCCGCTCCCCGCTGTGCAGCGTGAACTTCATCACGGCGCACGACGGCTTCACGCTCGCGGACCTCACCTCGTACGACGAGAAGCACAACGAGGCCAACGGCGAGGACAACAACGACGGCGAGAGCGACAACCGCTCCTCGAACGCCGGCGTCGAGGGGCCGACGGACGACCCCGAGATCAACGCGATCCGCGACCGCCAGCGCCGCAACATGCTCGGCACGCTGCTGCTGTCGTCGGGCGTCCCCATGGTGCTCGGCGGCGACGAGATCGCGCGCACGCAGGGCGGCAACAACAACGCGTACTGCCAGGACGACGAGATCTCGTGGTTCGACTGGGCGAACGCGGACCGCGAGCTGCAGGAGTTCACGCGCAAGCTGATCCGCCTGCGCCGCGGCAACCGGGCGCTGCGTCCCATCTGGTTCCGCGGCGACGACGTCGAGGGCCAGGAGGAGGCCGTGCGCTTCATCCGGGCCGACGGCGCCACGCTGAACCCGGAGGACTGGACGGACCCGAACGCCTTCAGCATCGGCGTCATCATGAAGGGAAAGGACAGCGACGCGTTCTTCGTCGCGTTCAACGCGGCCGAGGGTCCGGTCGAGTTCCAGCTGCCCGAGGGTCTCGGCGTCTCATGGCACCTGGCGATCTCGTCGGACTCCGAGCAGAACGTGACGGAGGACGCGACGAGCATCCTCACGCGCGATCGCTCCTTCACGGTGCTGCGGGCCGCGCGCTCCTAG
- a CDS encoding FUSC family protein encodes MTSSPAPRPPSTRTLDLEAAMRASVGLLVPLVVLLAIDRLDLALYASFGAFTGLYGRNERYRLRLASVGAGAAMMLVAISTGVLLSLDDAPLGLEAVGLAIVLGGASLVSTAMSLVPPHPLFPVFGLVVCAAVPVDAAQARDALVTAVAAILFSAGVCMSGWLLRRWTPDAHAHRFRALPRIPVRDAAVHRDPAAWTAVVANVVGALVAGAIAVALGLGHHYWAVVTLVAVLPVVRGPLSFTRVAHRVLGTLAGSAVAAGILALHLPAPAVIAVAVACQFAAELAVGKHYGVALVFITPLALVMGGLGRTLPVLPLVADRVVDTVVGAAVGVVVILVLRALAARRQRPAAAAGRA; translated from the coding sequence GTGACCTCATCGCCCGCCCCGCGGCCGCCGTCGACCCGGACGCTCGACCTCGAGGCCGCGATGCGGGCGAGCGTCGGCCTCCTCGTGCCGCTGGTGGTGCTGCTCGCGATCGACCGCCTCGACCTCGCGCTCTACGCGTCGTTCGGCGCCTTCACCGGGCTCTACGGGCGGAACGAGCGGTACCGGCTGCGACTCGCGAGCGTCGGCGCCGGGGCCGCCATGATGCTCGTCGCGATCTCGACGGGCGTGCTGCTCTCGCTCGACGACGCGCCGCTCGGGCTCGAGGCGGTGGGGCTCGCGATCGTGCTGGGCGGGGCGTCGCTCGTGTCGACGGCGATGAGCCTGGTGCCGCCGCATCCGCTGTTCCCGGTGTTCGGGCTCGTGGTGTGCGCGGCCGTGCCGGTCGATGCCGCGCAGGCGCGCGACGCGCTCGTGACGGCGGTCGCGGCGATCCTCTTCTCCGCCGGCGTCTGCATGTCCGGGTGGCTGCTCCGACGCTGGACGCCCGACGCGCACGCGCACCGGTTCCGCGCGCTGCCGCGGATCCCCGTGCGCGACGCCGCCGTGCACCGCGACCCCGCCGCGTGGACCGCCGTGGTCGCGAACGTCGTCGGCGCGCTCGTGGCGGGCGCGATCGCCGTGGCGCTCGGGCTCGGGCACCACTACTGGGCGGTCGTGACGCTCGTCGCGGTGCTGCCCGTGGTGCGCGGCCCGCTGTCGTTCACGCGCGTGGCGCACCGGGTGCTCGGGACGCTGGCCGGGTCGGCGGTGGCCGCGGGGATCCTCGCGCTGCACCTGCCGGCGCCGGCTGTGATCGCCGTCGCCGTCGCGTGCCAGTTCGCGGCCGAGCTCGCGGTCGGGAAGCACTACGGAGTGGCGCTCGTCTTCATCACGCCGCTCGCGCTCGTGATGGGCGGCCTCGGTCGCACGCTGCCCGTGCTGCCGCTCGTGGCGGACCGGGTGGTCGACACGGTCGTCGGCGCCGCGGTGGGCGTGGTCGTGATCCTCGTGCTGCGCGCTCTGGCGGCGCGGCGTCAGCGGCCGGCGGCAGCGGCCGGACGGGCCTAG
- a CDS encoding DUF2256 and DUF3253 domain-containing protein: protein MAHRASSTKERVPEPKTCASCGRTIEWRRKWERDWYEVRYCSDACRRRGVSDVDERLERRILDLLAHRAGGATICPSEAARAESPDDWRELMEPARRAARRLVDAGEVEITQKGSVVDPSTAKGPIRIRRRR, encoded by the coding sequence ATGGCGCACCGGGCATCGAGCACGAAGGAGCGCGTCCCCGAGCCCAAGACCTGCGCCTCGTGCGGCCGCACCATCGAGTGGCGGAGGAAGTGGGAGCGCGACTGGTACGAGGTGCGCTACTGCAGCGACGCGTGCCGGCGGCGCGGCGTCAGCGACGTCGACGAGCGGCTCGAGCGGCGGATCCTCGACCTCCTCGCGCACCGCGCCGGCGGCGCCACCATCTGCCCGTCGGAGGCCGCGCGCGCGGAGTCGCCCGACGACTGGCGCGAGCTCATGGAGCCCGCCCGCCGCGCGGCCCGGAGGCTCGTCGATGCGGGCGAGGTGGAGATCACCCAGAAGGGCTCGGTCGTCGACCCCTCCACGGCCAAGGGGCCCATCCGGATCCGCCGCCGCCGCTGA